A window of the Desulfopila inferna genome harbors these coding sequences:
- a CDS encoding AP2 domain-containing protein translates to MEDDKKQNILLEKHKDIARIDQESKRTHGWYVRVRFLGKTHSKFFSDKKCGGRYSSLLSAISWRDKTEGKLGKIRTNKHMVTVSNSGTGVVGVRLNDKLNRYEVSWVTDSGKQGKTSVSIAKHGKKNAFNKACSIRKQKEFERLGYTT, encoded by the coding sequence ATGGAAGACGACAAGAAACAAAACATACTATTAGAGAAGCATAAGGATATTGCCCGAATCGACCAGGAATCCAAACGCACCCACGGTTGGTATGTGCGGGTTCGTTTTCTGGGTAAGACTCATTCAAAATTTTTCTCCGATAAAAAGTGTGGCGGACGTTATTCAAGCCTGCTTTCCGCTATCTCCTGGAGAGACAAGACAGAAGGCAAGCTCGGTAAAATTCGTACCAATAAGCACATGGTTACCGTCAGCAACTCCGGAACCGGAGTTGTCGGAGTGAGGTTGAATGACAAATTGAACAGGTATGAAGTAAGTTGGGTTACCGACAGCGGCAAACAAGGCAAGACATCAGTTTCCATTGCCAAACACGGCAAAAAAAATGCTTTCAATAAAGCATGCTCAATCCGAAAGCAGAAGGAATTTGAAAGATTGGGCTATACCACCTGA
- the rplU gene encoding 50S ribosomal protein L21: MYAIVRTGGKQYQVAQGDQLRVEKINGEVGDTVELNDVLMVVNEENVDIGTPQLENAKVSATIVEQGKAKKVIVFKKKRRKGYRLKQGHRQLYTALAIKEITV; encoded by the coding sequence ATGTATGCTATAGTCCGTACCGGTGGAAAACAGTATCAGGTTGCCCAGGGAGATCAACTCCGCGTCGAGAAAATCAACGGTGAGGTTGGTGATACTGTCGAGCTCAATGATGTACTCATGGTTGTCAATGAAGAAAATGTTGATATCGGTACGCCGCAGCTTGAAAATGCTAAGGTAAGCGCGACCATTGTTGAGCAGGGAAAAGCAAAGAAAGTAATTGTTTTCAAAAAGAAAAGAAGAAAGGGATATCGCCTGAAGCAGGGACACAGGCAGCTCTACACTGCTCTTGCGATCAAAGAAATTACGGTGTAA
- the rpmA gene encoding 50S ribosomal protein L27: MAHKKAGGSSRNGRDSKGQRRGVKKFGGEEVKAGNIIVRQLGTKIHPGTNVGCGRDYTLFAKIDGVVTFEAFGKDRKRVSIYPAA, from the coding sequence ATGGCACATAAGAAAGCGGGCGGAAGTTCAAGAAACGGTCGTGACAGCAAAGGACAGCGTAGAGGCGTAAAGAAATTTGGTGGAGAAGAAGTCAAGGCGGGCAATATAATTGTGCGTCAGCTTGGAACCAAGATTCATCCCGGTACCAACGTAGGTTGTGGGCGGGATTACACCTTATTTGCTAAAATAGACGGCGTTGTAACGTTTGAGGCATTCGGAAAAGACAGAAAGAGAGTCAGTATTTACCCTGCAGCATAG
- the obgE gene encoding GTPase ObgE, translated as MTFIDEAKFNVKAGDGGNGCVSFRREKYVPKGGPNGGDGGHGGSVVIVASSKLHSLIDFRFRSHFKAERGMHGQGKNMHGRKGKDCIVTVPVGSVIKDAESNDILADLVHEGDRFIAAEGGSGGLGNSHFASGSNRTPRFATKGKEGEERWLKIELKLIADVGLVGLPNAGKSTLLSKLSAANPKIADYPFTTLEPQLGVLHLPYHKSCIIADIPGLIEGASEGVGLGHIFLRHIERTKILLHVIDASQENAVPDFKIINAELENYKEELLQRKHLVVLNKSDITDVKRLENLKKYFEQEGYQAVEISALQEDNIESLKELIGNILFLDS; from the coding sequence ATGACCTTTATAGATGAAGCCAAATTTAATGTAAAAGCCGGAGATGGTGGGAACGGATGCGTTAGCTTCCGAAGAGAGAAGTACGTTCCCAAAGGCGGCCCCAATGGTGGCGATGGTGGCCATGGGGGCAGTGTGGTCATCGTTGCCAGCAGCAAACTCCATTCTCTCATCGATTTCAGATTCAGATCCCATTTCAAAGCTGAAAGAGGCATGCATGGTCAGGGAAAGAACATGCACGGCAGGAAAGGGAAAGATTGTATCGTCACGGTTCCCGTGGGATCTGTGATCAAAGATGCTGAGAGCAATGATATCCTGGCTGATCTGGTCCATGAGGGTGACCGGTTCATTGCTGCTGAGGGCGGTTCCGGAGGTCTAGGCAACAGCCATTTTGCCAGCGGTTCAAACAGGACACCTCGATTTGCCACAAAAGGAAAGGAAGGGGAGGAGAGGTGGCTGAAAATCGAACTCAAGCTTATAGCGGACGTAGGTTTGGTCGGATTGCCCAATGCCGGTAAATCGACGCTTTTGTCAAAATTGTCTGCAGCTAATCCCAAAATTGCCGATTACCCGTTTACTACTCTGGAACCGCAGCTTGGAGTACTTCACCTTCCCTATCACAAAAGCTGTATCATTGCCGATATACCCGGACTCATAGAGGGAGCAAGCGAAGGAGTTGGTTTGGGCCATATCTTTTTGCGGCATATTGAAAGAACTAAAATCCTTCTTCATGTAATTGATGCTTCTCAGGAAAATGCAGTTCCTGATTTTAAAATAATTAATGCAGAACTGGAAAACTATAAAGAGGAGCTGCTGCAGAGAAAACACCTTGTTGTTCTCAATAAATCTGATATTACTGATGTCAAACGACTGGAGAATCTGAAGAAATACTTTGAACAAGAAGGATATCAAGCCGTGGAAATATCTGCTCTTCAGGAGGACAATATAGAATCCTTGAAAGAATTAATCGGCAATATTCTATTCTTAGACTCTTGA
- the proB gene encoding glutamate 5-kinase: protein MTLQHIKDHELQCRDALFARAKRIVIKVGSAVLTSSNSMNLEVIENIAKEISFLHSSGREVILVSSGAVAAGKNKISFIDDRDISLQEKQALAAIGQSHLMHIYDSAFLKHGKNIAQALLTHADLAHRDRYVNFKNTIFTLLKMGVIPIINENDTVATEELQFGDNDNLGALVTNLIEADMFICLTDVDCLYTANPGTDSTAEPVHTVVEVNEDIERMAGHSKSALGTGGMRSKILAAKKVAAGGGSSFIGPGRMEGILQKIFSGEMIGTFFLPQGRKLQGRKQWIAFVLKPKGILELDCGAGQAICCNGRSLLPSGIVSVKGKFNVGESVQCVDSEGRIIAIGTTNYRAEEIDRIKGSNSGKIQNILGHRESDVVIHRDNLVIL, encoded by the coding sequence ATGACATTACAACATATTAAAGATCACGAACTTCAATGCCGAGATGCTTTGTTTGCCAGGGCAAAACGAATCGTTATAAAGGTTGGAAGCGCTGTTTTGACCTCTTCCAATAGCATGAATCTTGAAGTTATTGAAAACATCGCCAAAGAGATCTCCTTTCTGCACAGCAGCGGCAGGGAAGTTATCCTGGTGAGCTCGGGAGCAGTAGCCGCAGGGAAAAACAAAATCTCCTTCATCGATGATAGAGATATTTCTTTGCAGGAAAAACAGGCCTTGGCCGCAATCGGCCAATCTCATTTAATGCATATTTACGACTCGGCTTTTCTGAAACACGGGAAAAATATAGCTCAAGCCCTGTTGACGCATGCCGATCTTGCTCATAGAGACAGGTATGTCAACTTCAAAAATACCATCTTCACCCTTCTGAAAATGGGAGTCATCCCCATTATTAATGAAAATGACACGGTTGCAACAGAGGAACTCCAGTTTGGTGATAATGATAATCTGGGAGCACTTGTCACTAATCTCATCGAAGCCGATATGTTCATTTGTCTGACTGATGTAGATTGCCTTTACACCGCAAATCCTGGGACCGACAGCACTGCAGAACCCGTCCATACAGTTGTCGAGGTCAACGAGGACATTGAGCGAATGGCCGGCCATAGCAAGAGCGCCTTGGGAACAGGCGGCATGCGCAGCAAAATTTTAGCGGCGAAAAAGGTGGCTGCCGGGGGTGGCTCATCTTTCATTGGACCCGGGAGAATGGAAGGAATTCTACAAAAAATATTTTCAGGTGAAATGATAGGCACCTTTTTCCTGCCCCAGGGAAGAAAACTTCAGGGCAGGAAGCAGTGGATCGCCTTCGTTTTAAAGCCCAAAGGTATTTTAGAGTTGGATTGCGGAGCAGGTCAGGCCATATGCTGTAACGGCAGAAGCCTGCTGCCCTCCGGTATAGTCTCTGTCAAAGGAAAATTTAATGTGGGTGAGTCCGTTCAATGTGTTGATAGCGAAGGTCGCATTATTGCCATAGGCACTACCAATTACCGGGCAGAGGAGATAGACCGTATAAAAGGTTCCAACTCGGGAAAGATCCAAAATATACTTGGACATCGAGAGAGTGATGTCGTCATTCACAGGGACAACCTCGTTATTTTGTAA
- a CDS encoding glutamate-5-semialdehyde dehydrogenase yields the protein MNALEKDIISVSRRARQASRAFQSASSEIKNRVLAKIADLLDKRRAFIQEENAKDLESGKKAGLSSAMLDRLHLSDAVIDSMIAGLEEVISLPDPVGRISSLARRPNEMLVGRMNVPLGVIGMIYESRPNVTVDAAALCLKAGNCVILRGGSEAFHSNNALAGVLQEALILCGLNENTVQVIPVKEREAVSVLLRQEKYIDLLIPRGGEGLIRFVSENSRIPVLKHYKGVCHIFVDRLADLDKATPIILNGKVQRPGVCNALEGLLIHQDIAEHYLPVIAGALHRHGVRLLGCEKAVKIEANIEQADDSDWGTEFLDLILTVKVVEGYDEAKEYIERYGSQHTECILTEDYSLAHKFVREIDASAVMVNASTRFNDGSQLGLGAEIGISTTKLHAYGPMGLEELTTKKFVVFGEGQVRS from the coding sequence ATGAATGCACTGGAAAAAGACATTATCTCTGTAAGCCGGAGAGCTCGGCAGGCCTCGCGCGCTTTTCAATCTGCCTCATCTGAGATCAAGAACAGGGTGCTTGCCAAAATTGCCGACCTGCTCGATAAACGCAGAGCATTTATACAAGAAGAAAATGCTAAGGACCTGGAAAGCGGCAAAAAAGCAGGACTTTCCTCGGCCATGCTGGATCGGCTGCACCTCTCCGATGCTGTCATAGATTCTATGATAGCCGGTCTTGAAGAGGTTATTTCACTCCCGGATCCGGTGGGCAGGATCAGTTCACTGGCTCGCCGTCCCAACGAAATGCTGGTCGGACGCATGAATGTTCCCCTGGGAGTGATCGGCATGATTTATGAATCCCGTCCCAATGTCACGGTGGACGCCGCGGCCCTGTGCCTTAAGGCCGGTAACTGTGTTATTCTCAGGGGAGGTTCGGAGGCATTCCATTCCAATAACGCTCTGGCTGGGGTCCTGCAGGAGGCCCTTATTCTCTGCGGCCTCAATGAGAATACAGTCCAGGTGATTCCGGTTAAAGAACGAGAAGCGGTCTCTGTACTGCTGCGCCAGGAAAAATATATCGATCTTCTCATTCCCCGTGGTGGTGAGGGCCTGATTCGTTTCGTTTCTGAAAACAGCCGGATCCCAGTGTTAAAGCATTATAAAGGTGTTTGTCATATATTTGTCGACCGGCTGGCCGATCTCGACAAGGCCACTCCGATTATCCTCAATGGGAAGGTGCAGCGGCCGGGTGTATGTAATGCGCTTGAGGGATTACTGATCCATCAGGATATCGCAGAACATTACCTTCCTGTCATAGCCGGGGCGCTTCATCGGCACGGAGTTCGGCTGCTCGGCTGTGAGAAGGCCGTGAAAATTGAGGCAAACATCGAACAAGCAGATGATTCCGACTGGGGCACTGAATTCCTGGACCTGATACTCACGGTGAAAGTTGTGGAGGGGTACGATGAGGCCAAGGAATATATTGAACGATATGGTTCACAACATACCGAATGTATTTTAACAGAAGATTATTCTCTGGCACATAAATTTGTCCGGGAAATAGACGCCTCGGCGGTAATGGTCAACGCCTCAACTCGATTTAACGACGGCAGCCAACTCGGTCTTGGCGCCGAGATCGGTATCAGTACCACCAAACTGCACGCCTATGGCCCAATGGGGCTTGAAGAGCTGACCACGAAAAAATTCGTGGTATTCGGCGAGGGGCAGGTGAGAAGCTGA